The Camelina sativa cultivar DH55 chromosome 14, Cs, whole genome shotgun sequence genome includes a window with the following:
- the LOC104739596 gene encoding pentatricopeptide repeat-containing protein At1g09900-like isoform X4, which produces MDLMVSTSSVQEGFCLIQQFHRECKRSNKLDVSVRTTGNIIRSNVSLGSRKRNRLVLVFAAASKVESSGLNGRAQKFETYSASGHSNGNGNGNGNGHFTTANSSFVLEDVESNNHLRQMVRTGELEEGFKFLENMVYHGNVPDIIPCTTLIRGFCRMGKTRKAAKILEILEGSGAVPDVITYNVMISGYCKAGEISNALSVLDRMSVSPDVVTYNTILRSLCDSGKLKQAMEVLNRMLQRDCYPDVITYTILIEATCRDSGVGQAMKLLDEMRDRGCTPDVVTYNVLVNGICKEGRLDEAIKFLNDMPSSGCQPNVITHNIILRSMCSTGRWMDAEKLLADMLRKGFSPSVVTFNILINFLCRKGLLGRAIDILEKMPNHGCQPNSLSYNPLLHGFCKEKKMDRAIEYLERMVSRGCYPDIVTYNTMLTALCKDGKVEDAVEILNQLSSKGCSPVLITYNTVIDGLAKAGKTGKAIKLLDEMRAKDLKPDTITYSSLVGGLSREGKVDEAIKFFHEFERMGVRPNAVTFNSIMLGLCKTRQTDRAIDFLVYMINRGCTPTETSYTILIEGIAYEGMAKEALELLNELCNKGLMKKSSAEQVAGKM; this is translated from the exons ATGGATTTAATGGTGTCCACAAGCAGTGTACAAGAagggttttgtttgattcaacAATTTCATCGCGAGTGTAAGCGAAGTAACAAGCTTGACGTCTCTGTTCGTACCACTGGTAATATTATTAGGTCTAATGTCTCTCTCGGGTCACGAAAAAGGAATCGACTTGTTCTTGTTTTCGCGGCGGCTTCCAAGGTTGAGAGTTCAGGTCTTAATGGTAGAGCTCAAAAGTTCGAAACTTATTCTGCCTCTGGGCATAGCAATGGTAACGGTAACGGTAACGGTAACGGCCATTTCACCACTGCGAATTCTTCTTTTGTGTTGGAAGATGTCGAGAGTAACAATCATTTGCGTCAGATGGTTAGAACCGGTGAATTAGAGGAAGGGTTTAAGTTTCTGGAGAACATGGTTTACCACGGTAATGTTCCCGATATCATTCCTTGCACGACGTTGATCCGCGGGTTCTGTAGGATGGGTAAGACGAGGAAAGCGGCAAAGATCTTGGAGATTCTTGAAGGCTCTGGTGCTGTTCCTGATGTTATAACTTACAATGTTATGATTAGTGGGTATTGTAAAGCTGGGGAGATCAGTAACGCTTTATCTGTTCTCGATAGGATGAGTGTTTCCCCTGATGTTGTCACTTACAATACCATCTTGCGTTCTCTTTGCGATAGTGGGAAACTTAAGCAAGCCATGGAGGTTCTTAATAGGATGCTTCAGAGAGATTGTTATCCTGATGTGATTACTTACACTATATTGATTGAAGCTACTTGTAGAGATAGTGGTGTTGGACAGGCCATGAAGCTTCTTGATGAAATGAGGGATAGAGGATGTACACCAGATGTTGTCACTTATAACGTTCTCGTGAATG GTATATGTAAAGAAGGAAGATTGGATGAGGCGATTAAGTTTTTGAATGACATGCCATCTTCTGGATGTCAACCAAATGTTATTACACATAACATAATTCTGAGGAGTATGTGTAGTACCGGGAGATGGATGGACGCAGAGAAGCTTCTTGCTGATATGCTTCGTAAAGGCTTTTCACCAAGTGTTGTCACTTTCAATATCTTGATTAATTTCTTGTGTAGAAAAGGTTTGCTTGGCCGAGCAATTGACATTTTGGAAAAGATGCCTAATCATGGATGCCAGCCGAACTCTTTGAGTTACAACCCGCTGCTTCACGGGTTTTGCAAGGAGAAAAAGATGGATAGGGCTATAGAGTATTTGGAGAGAATGGTCTCTCGTGGTTGTTACCCGGACATTGTGACATACAACACTATGCTAACTGCTTTGTGCAAAGATGGGAAAGTTGAAGATGCGGTTGAGATACTCAATCAACTTAGTAGCAAGGGATGTTCTCCGGTTCTAATCACTTATAATACTGTCATTGATGGGCTTGCAAAAGCAGGTAAAACAGGCAAAGCGATTAAACTGCTTGACGAGATGCGTGCGAAAGATCTAAAGCCTGACACTATCACCTATTCCTCTCTTGTTGGTGGTTTAAGTAGGGAAGGTAAAGTAGACGAAGCCATAAAGTTTTTCCATGAGTTTGAGCGGATGGGCGTTAGGCCAAATGCAGTCACCTTTAACTCTATAATGCTAGGACTCTGTAAGACTCGGCAAACGGATCGTGCCATCGATTTCTTGGTTTATATGATCAATAGAGGGTGTACACCGACTGAGACATCATACACGATTCTGATAGAAGGCATAGCTTATGAAGGTATGGCAAAGGAAGCTCTGGAGCTGCTTAATGAGCTTTGTAACAAGGGACTCATGAAGAAAAGTTCTGCAGAGCAAGTTGCAGGGAAGATGTAG
- the LOC104739596 gene encoding pentatricopeptide repeat-containing protein At1g09900-like isoform X1 — translation MDLMVSTSSVQEGFCLIQQFHRECKRSNKLDVSVRTTGNIIRSNVSLGSRKRNRLVLVFAAASKVESSGLNGRAQKFETYSASGHSNGNGNGNGNGHFTTANSSFVLEDVESNNHLRQMVRTGELEEGFKFLENMVYHGNVPDIIPCTTLIRGFCRMGKTRKAAKILEILEGSGAVPDVITYNVMISGYCKAGEISNALSVLDRMSVSPDVVTYNTILRSLCDSGKLKQAMEVLNRMLQRDCYPDVITYTILIEATCRDSGVGQAMKLLDEMRDRGCTPDVVTYNVLVNGICKEGRLDEAIKFLNDMPSSGCQPNVITHNIILRSMCSTGRWMDAEKLLADMLRKGFSPSVVTFNILINFLCRKGLLGRAIDILEKMPNHGCQPNSLSYNPLLHGFCKEKKMDRAIEYLERMVSRGCYPDIVTYNTMLTALCKDGKVEDAVEILNQLSSKGCSPVLITYNTVIDGLAKAGKTGKAIKLLDEMRTKDLKPDTITYSSLVGGLSREGKVDEAIKFFHEFERMGVRPNAVTFNSIMLGLCKTRQTDRAIDFLVYMINRGCTPTETSYTILIEGIAYEGMAKEALELLNELCNKGLMKKSSAEQVAGKM, via the exons ATGGATTTAATGGTGTCCACAAGCAGTGTACAAGAagggttttgtttgattcaacAATTTCATCGCGAGTGTAAGCGAAGTAACAAGCTTGACGTCTCTGTTCGTACCACTGGTAATATTATTAGGTCTAATGTCTCTCTCGGGTCACGAAAAAGGAATCGACTTGTTCTTGTTTTCGCGGCGGCTTCCAAGGTTGAGAGTTCAGGTCTTAATGGTAGAGCTCAAAAGTTCGAAACTTATTCTGCCTCTGGGCATAGCAATGGTAACGGTAACGGTAACGGTAACGGCCATTTCACCACTGCGAATTCTTCTTTTGTGTTGGAAGATGTCGAGAGTAACAATCATTTGCGTCAGATGGTTAGAACCGGTGAATTAGAGGAAGGGTTTAAGTTTCTGGAGAACATGGTTTACCACGGTAATGTTCCCGATATCATTCCTTGCACGACGTTGATCCGCGGGTTCTGTAGGATGGGTAAGACGAGGAAAGCGGCAAAGATCTTGGAGATTCTTGAAGGCTCTGGTGCTGTTCCTGATGTTATAACTTACAATGTTATGATTAGTGGGTATTGTAAAGCTGGGGAGATCAGTAACGCTTTATCTGTTCTCGATAGGATGAGTGTTTCCCCTGATGTTGTCACTTACAATACCATCTTGCGTTCTCTTTGCGATAGTGGGAAACTTAAGCAAGCCATGGAGGTTCTTAATAGGATGCTTCAGAGAGATTGTTATCCTGATGTGATTACTTACACTATATTGATTGAAGCTACTTGTAGAGATAGTGGTGTTGGACAGGCCATGAAGCTTCTTGATGAAATGAGGGATAGAGGATGTACACCAGATGTTGTCACTTATAACGTTCTCGTGAATGGTATATGTAAAGAAGGAAGATTGGATGAGGCGATTAAGTTTTTGAATGACATGCCATCTTCTGGATGTCAACCAAATGTTATTACACATAACATAATTCTGAGGAGTATGTGTAGTACCGGGAGATGGATGGACGCAGAGAAGCTTCTTGCTGATATGCTTCGTAAAGGCTTTTCACCAAGTGTTGTCACTTTCAATATCTTGATTAATTTCTTGTGTAGAAAAGGTTTGCTTGGCCGAGCAATTGACATTTTGGAAAAGATGCCTAATCATGGATGCCAGCCGAACTCTTTGAGTTACAACCCGCTGCTTCACGGGTTTTGCAAGGAGAAAAAGATGGATAGGGCTATAGAGTATTTGGAGAGAATGGTCTCTCGTGGTTGTTACCCGGACATTGTGACATACAACACTATGCTAACTGCTTTGTGCAAAGATGGGAAAGTTGAAGATGCGGTTGAGATACTCAATCAACTTAGTAGCAAGGGATGTTCTCCGGTTCTAATCACTTATAATACTGTCATTGATGGGCTTGCAAAAGCAGGTAAAACAGGCAAAGCAATTAAACTGCTAGACGAGATGCGTACGAAAGATCTAAAGCCTGACACTATCACCTATTCCTCTCTTGTTG GTGGTTTAAGTAGGGAAGGTAAAGTAGACGAAGCCATAAAGTTTTTCCATGAGTTTGAGCGGATGGGCGTTAGGCCAAATGCAGTCACCTTTAACTCTATAATGCTAGGACTCTGTAAGACTCGGCAAACGGATCGTGCCATCGATTTCTTGGTTTATATGATCAATAGAGGGTGTACACCGACTGAGACATCATACACGATTCTGATAGAAGGCATAGCTTATGAAGGTATGGCAAAGGAAGCTCTGGAGCTGCTTAATGAGCTTTGTAACAAGGGACTCATGAAGAAAAGTTCTGCAGAGCAAGTTGCAGGGAAGATGTAG
- the LOC104739596 gene encoding pentatricopeptide repeat-containing protein At1g09900-like isoform X3: MDLMVSTSSVQEGFCLIQQFHRECKRSNKLDVSVRTTGNIIRSNVSLGSRKRNRLVLVFAAASKVESSGLNGRAQKFETYSASGHSNGNGNGNGNGHFTTANSSFVLEDVESNNHLRQMVRTGELEEGFKFLENMVYHGNVPDIIPCTTLIRGFCRMGKTRKAAKILEILEGSGAVPDVITYNVMISGYCKAGEISNALSVLDRMSVSPDVVTYNTILRSLCDSGKLKQAMEVLNRMLQRDCYPDVITYTILIEATCRDSGVGQAMKLLDEMRDRGCTPDVVTYNVLVNGICKEGRLDEAIKFLNDMPSSGCQPNVITHNIILRSMCSTGRWMDAEKLLADMLRKGFSPSVVTFNILINFLCRKGLLGRAIDILEKMPNHGCQPNSLSYNPLLHGFCKEKKMDRAIEYLERMVSRGCYPDIVTYNTMLTALCKDGKVEDAVEILNQLSSKGCSPVLITYNTVIDGLAKAGKTGKAIKLLDEMRTKDLKPDTITYSSLVGGLSREGKVDEAIKFFHEFERMGIRPNAVTFNSIMLGLCKTRQTDRAIDFLVYMINRGCTPTETSYTILIEGIAYEGMAKEALELLNELCNKGLMKKSSAEQVAGKM, encoded by the exons ATGGATTTAATGGTGTCCACAAGCAGTGTACAAGAagggttttgtttgattcaacAATTTCATCGCGAGTGTAAGCGAAGTAACAAGCTTGACGTCTCTGTTCGTACCACTGGTAATATTATTAGGTCTAATGTCTCTCTCGGGTCACGAAAAAGGAATCGACTTGTTCTTGTTTTCGCGGCGGCTTCCAAGGTTGAGAGTTCAGGTCTTAATGGTAGAGCTCAAAAGTTCGAAACTTATTCTGCCTCTGGGCATAGCAATGGTAACGGTAACGGTAACGGTAACGGCCATTTCACCACTGCGAATTCTTCTTTTGTGTTGGAAGATGTCGAGAGTAACAATCATTTGCGTCAGATGGTTAGAACCGGTGAATTAGAGGAAGGGTTTAAGTTTCTGGAGAACATGGTTTACCACGGTAATGTTCCCGATATCATTCCTTGCACGACGTTGATCCGCGGGTTCTGTAGGATGGGTAAGACGAGGAAAGCGGCAAAGATCTTGGAGATTCTTGAAGGCTCTGGTGCTGTTCCTGATGTTATAACTTACAATGTTATGATTAGTGGGTATTGTAAAGCTGGGGAGATCAGTAACGCTTTATCTGTTCTCGATAGGATGAGTGTTTCCCCTGATGTTGTCACTTACAATACCATCTTGCGTTCTCTTTGCGATAGTGGGAAACTTAAGCAAGCCATGGAGGTTCTTAATAGGATGCTTCAGAGAGATTGTTATCCTGATGTGATTACTTACACTATATTGATTGAAGCTACTTGTAGAGATAGTGGTGTTGGACAGGCCATGAAGCTTCTTGATGAAATGAGGGATAGAGGATGTACACCAGATGTTGTCACTTATAACGTTCTCGTGAATGGTATATGTAAAGAAGGAAGATTGGATGAGGCGATTAAGTTTTTGAATGACATGCCATCTTCTGGATGTCAACCAAATGTTATTACACATAACATAATTCTGAGGAGTATGTGTAGTACCGGGAGATGGATGGACGCAGAGAAGCTTCTTGCTGATATGCTTCGTAAAGGCTTTTCACCAAGTGTTGTCACTTTCAATATCTTGATTAATTTCTTGTGTAGAAAAGGTTTGCTTGGCCGAGCAATTGAC ATTTTGGAAAAGATGCCTAATCATGGATGCCAGCCGAACTCTTTGAGTTACAACCCGCTGCTTCACGGGTTTTGCAAGGAGAAAAAGATGGATAGGGCTATCGAGTATTTGGAGAGAATGGTCTCTCGTGGTTGTTACCCGGACATTGTGACATACAACACTATGCTAACTGCTTTGTGCAAAGATGGGAAAGTTGAAGATGCGGTTGAGATACTCAATCAACTTAGTAGCAAGGGATGTTCTCCGGTTCTAATCACTTATAATACTGTCATTGATGGGCTTGCAAAAGCAGGTAAAACAGGCAAAGCAATTAAACTGCTAGACGAGATGCGTACGAAAGATCTAAAGCCTGACACTATCACCTATTCCTCTCTTGTTGGTGGTTTAAGTAGGGAAGGTAAAGTAGACGAAGCCATAAAGTTTTTCCATGAGTTTGAGCGGATGGGTATTAGGCCAAATGCAGTCACCTTTAACTCTATAATGCTAGGACTCTGTAAGACTCGGCAAACGGATCGTGCCATCGATTTCTTGGTTTATATGATCAATAGAGGGTGTACACCGACTGAGACATCATACACGATTCTGATAGAAGGCATAGCTTATGAAGGTATGGCAAAGGAAGCTCTGGAGCTGCTTAATGAGCTTTGTAACAAGGGACTCATGAAGAAAAGTTCTGCAGAGCAAGTTGCAGGGAAGATGTAG
- the LOC104739596 gene encoding pentatricopeptide repeat-containing protein At1g09900-like isoform X2, translating into MDLMVSTSSVQEGFCLIQQFHRECKRSNKLDVSVRTTGNIIRSNVSLGSRKRNRLVLVFAAASKVESSGLNGRAQKFETYSASGHSNGNGNGNGNGHFTTANSSFVLEDVESNNHLRQMVRTGELEEGFKFLENMVYHGNVPDIIPCTTLIRGFCRMGKTRKAAKILEILEGSGAVPDVITYNVMISGYCKAGEISNALSVLDRMSVSPDVVTYNTILRSLCDSGKLKQAMEVLNRMLQRDCYPDVITYTILIEATCRDSGVGQAMKLLDEMRDRGCTPDVVTYNVLVNGICKEGRLDEAIKFLNDMPSSGCQPNVITHNIILRSMCSTGRWMDAEKLLADMLRKGFSPSVVTFNILINFLCRKGLLGRAIDILEKMPNHGCQPNSLSYNPLLHGFCKEKKMDRAIEYLERMVSRGCYPDIVTYNTMLTALCKDGKVEDAVEILNQLSSKGCSPVLITYNTVIDGLAKAGKTGKAIKLLDEMRTKDLKPDTITYSSLVGGLSREGKVDEAIKFFHEFERMGIRPNAVTFNSIMLGLCKTRQTDRAIDFLVYMINRGCTPTETSYTILIEGIAYEGMAKEALELLNELCNKGLMKKSSAEQVAGKM; encoded by the exons ATGGATTTAATGGTGTCCACAAGCAGTGTACAAGAagggttttgtttgattcaacAATTTCATCGCGAGTGTAAGCGAAGTAACAAGCTTGACGTCTCTGTTCGTACCACTGGTAATATTATTAGGTCTAATGTCTCTCTCGGGTCACGAAAAAGGAATCGACTTGTTCTTGTTTTCGCGGCGGCTTCCAAGGTTGAGAGTTCAGGTCTTAATGGTAGAGCTCAAAAGTTCGAAACTTATTCTGCCTCTGGGCATAGCAATGGTAACGGTAACGGTAACGGTAACGGCCATTTCACCACTGCGAATTCTTCTTTTGTGTTGGAAGATGTCGAGAGTAACAATCATTTGCGTCAGATGGTTAGAACCGGTGAATTAGAGGAAGGGTTTAAGTTTCTGGAGAACATGGTTTACCACGGTAATGTTCCCGATATCATTCCTTGCACGACGTTGATCCGCGGGTTCTGTAGGATGGGTAAGACGAGGAAAGCGGCAAAGATCTTGGAGATTCTTGAAGGCTCTGGTGCTGTTCCTGATGTTATAACTTACAATGTTATGATTAGTGGGTATTGTAAAGCTGGGGAGATCAGTAACGCTTTATCTGTTCTCGATAGGATGAGTGTTTCCCCTGATGTTGTCACTTACAATACCATCTTGCGTTCTCTTTGCGATAGTGGGAAACTTAAGCAAGCCATGGAGGTTCTTAATAGGATGCTTCAGAGAGATTGTTATCCTGATGTGATTACTTACACTATATTGATTGAAGCTACTTGTAGAGATAGTGGTGTTGGACAGGCCATGAAGCTTCTTGATGAAATGAGGGATAGAGGATGTACACCAGATGTTGTCACTTATAACGTTCTCGTGAATGGTATATGTAAAGAAGGAAGATTGGATGAGGCGATTAAGTTTTTGAATGACATGCCATCTTCTGGATGTCAACCAAATGTTATTACACATAACATAATTCTGAGGAGTATGTGTAGTACCGGGAGATGGATGGACGCAGAGAAGCTTCTTGCTGATATGCTTCGTAAAGGCTTTTCACCAAGTGTTGTCACTTTCAATATCTTGATTAATTTCTTGTGTAGAAAAGGTTTGCTTGGCCGAGCAATTGACATTTTGGAAAAGATGCCTAATCATGGATGCCAGCCGAACTCTTTGAGTTACAACCCGCTGCTTCACGGGTTTTGCAAGGAGAAAAAGATGGATAGGGCTATAGAGTATTTGGAGAGAATGGTCTCTCGTGGTTGTTACCCGGACATTGTGACATACAACACTATGCTAACTGCTTTGTGCAAAGATGGGAAAGTTGAAGATGCGGTTGAGATACTCAATCAACTTAGTAGCAAGGGATGTTCTCCGGTTCTAATCACTTATAATACTGTCATTGATGGGCTTGCAAAAGCAGGTAAAACAGGCAAAGCAATTAAACTGCTAGACGAGATGCGTACGAAAGAT CTAAAGCCTGACACTATCACCTATTCCTCTCTTGTTGGTGGTTTAAGTAGGGAAGGTAAAGTAGACGAAGCCATAAAGTTTTTCCATGAGTTTGAGCGGATGGGTATTAGGCCAAATGCAGTCACCTTTAACTCTATAATGCTAGGACTCTGTAAGACTCGGCAAACGGATCGTGCCATCGATTTCTTGGTTTATATGATCAATAGAGGGTGTACACCGACTGAGACATCATACACGATTCTGATAGAAGGCATAGCTTATGAAGGTATGGCAAAGGAAGCTCTGGAGCTGCTTAATGAGCTTTGTAACAAGGGACTCATGAAGAAAAGTTCTGCAGAGCAAGTTGCAGGGAAGATGTAG
- the LOC104739595 gene encoding uncharacterized protein LOC104739595 encodes MGDIVYEPPRDGPTLWDIGIPDRKASEFFIPDPDPTLVNRALVHHQDRFRQYGLWKRYTDLYPNDDLVYTVGVSDYRRDWFFAQVPRKKGDMHEATTWQIRFKLENIDQKANYKLRIAIASATLAELQIRVNDAEAVRPLFTTGLIGRDNSIARHGIHGVYMLYEVNIPGNRLVQGDNTIFLRQPRCNGPFQGIMYDYIRLEGPP; translated from the exons ATGGGTGATATCGTTTATGAACCTCCGAGAGATGGACCTACCTTATGGGATATTGGTATCCCTGACCGAAAAGCTTCTGAGTTCTTTATCCCAGATCCTGATCCCACGCTTGTAAACAGGGCTTTAGTCCATCATCAAGACAG GTTCAGGCAATATGGGCTGTGGAAGAGATACACAGATTTGTATCCAAATGATGACCTTGTTTACACTGTTGGTGTAAGCGATTATCGCAGAGACTGGTTCTTTGCTCAGGTTCCAAGGAAGAAAGGAGACATGCATGAAGCAACAACTTGGCAGATTAGGtttaaacttgaaaacatcGATCAAAAGGCGAATTACAAACTGAGAATCGCCATAGCATCTGCAACCTTAGCCGAGTTGCAG ATTCGAGTCAATGATGCGGAAGCAGTCCGCCCTCTCTTCACAACTGGACTCATTGGGAGAGACAATTCAATAGCAAGGCATGGGATCCATGGGGTTTACATGCTGTATGAGGTGAACATACCAGGAAACCGGCTTGTCCAAGGTGATAACACTATATTCCTGAGACAGCCAAGATGCAATGGTCCCTTCCAAGGGATTATGTACGACTACATTCGTCTTGAAGGCCCTCCATAA